Part of the Meiothermus sp. CFH 77666 genome is shown below.
GATGGTAATGGTCTTGCTGCGGCCCGCCTGGGCCACGATTTCCGATTCTTTTTCGTGGTACTTGGCGTTCAGAACCTGATGCGGGATGCCCTTGCGGATGAGTTCCAGGGTGTGAACGGCTTTTTTGAGATAGTCCCAGGCCACCCGGATGTTGCCCTTGGGGGGGATGGTGGACTCGTACTGTTCAAGCTCGCTGTCGCGCAGCGAGCCGGGGCGCTCGAGGGCCTTCTTGAGCCGATCCCACTCGGGGCCGCTTTGCTTCTCGATGGCTTTGGCCAGAAGCTGGGCCCTGGCCTCCAGGCGCGGCAGGAAGTGCCGGGGTTCTTTGAGCATGGCCGAGAGCCGCTCGGACTTCTCCACCGAGATGGTGCCTACCAGCACCGGCTGGCCCTTTTCGTACTTCTCGGCGATCTCCTCTACCACCGCAAAGAACTTGCCCTTCTCCGAACGATAGACCACATCGGGGGCATCCTGGCGAATGACCGGCCGGTTGGTCGGGATACTGACCACGTCCATGCCGTATATTTCTTGAAACTCTTTCTCCTCGGTCTTGGCGGTGCCGGTCATGCCCGCGGTTTTCTCGAAGAGGCGGAAGAAGTTCTGGTAGGTCACGGTGGCCAGGGTCTGGTTCTCGCGTTCAATTTTGACCCCTTCTTTGGCCTCGATGGCCTGGTGCAGCCCCTCGCCGAAACGCCGTCCCGGCTGGAGGCGGCCCGTAAACTCGTCCACGATGATGACCTGACCATCTTGTACAATGTATTCGCGGTCAATGAAGTACAGCTCCTTGGCCCGGATGGCCTGGGTGAGCATGTGGGCGAGTTCCATGTTCTCGGTGTTGAACAATCCCTCAACACCCAGGAGCTTTTCGGCCTTGGCAATGCCTTGCAGGGTCAGGTGCACCGCTTTTTGCTTCTCTTCGATGGTGTAGTCGCCGGTAGGCTCGCCTTTGGTGCCTACCGGGGGCTTTTCCCCGCGCTCGAGCTTCTTAGCTATCTCGGCCATGCGGTAGTACATGTCGGTAGCTTTTTCGGCGGGGCCACTAATGATGAGCGGGGTGCGGGCCTCGTCCACCAGGATCGAGTCCACCTCGTCGATGATGGCGTAGTGCAGCGGGGTATCGTGGCGCAGCACCAGTTGTTCGGGGGCCACCGCCATGTTGTCGCGCAGGTAGTCGAAGCCCAGCTCGCTGTTGGTTACGTAGGTCACGTCGCAAAGGTAAGCCTTGCGGCGCTCCTCGGGGTGCGAGTGGTTCTGCACCACGCCCACCGTAAGGCCCAGGCCTTTGTAGATGGGCCCCATCCACTCCGCATCGCGCCGGGCCAGGTAGTCGTTCACCGTGACGAGGTGTACGCCCTTCCCCGTAATCGCATTGAGCGCGACTGCCAGCGTGGCCACCAGGGTTTTGCCCTCCCCGGTCTTCATCTCGGCAATTTTGCCCTCGTGCAGGACGGCCCCCCCGATAAGCTGCACATCATAGTGGCGCAGACCCAGAAAGCGCTTAGAGGATTCGCGGGTCAGAGCGAAGGCACGGGGCAGCAACTCATTCAGATCACGTCCATTCTGGTAAGCCTCCCGCAGCCTGGCGTACTCGGCAGCCAGGTCGTCAATGCGAGAAACTTCGTCCTCGAGGGCATTCACAGGGGCCACCACTTCTTTCCAGTAGCGGGCCACCTTGCGTTCGTTGTTATCCAGAAGCTTATTAATCCAGGCCAACATAACCAGGCGCAATTGTACCCTGTCTGAATGAGAATGAGTGGGGTATCTGGGTACTTTAGAGCGTTCTTCACATATCTGGAGCTATTCGACATCGAGAACGCTCTGCCCTGTACAGAACAAGGTGGTAGGAGGTGGGTAGCAGGTTTCCAACCCCTGTCCCCGACTCCCTGCTCCATATCTCCACCTAGCGTCGTAAGGGTAGCCATACAGCCTAAGGGGAAAGTTGGCAAGAAGGTTTACCAACCAGTCTCTCAAGCGAACCGACGTCTTTGCGAGGAGGCCAAAGGCCGACGAAGCAATCCAGAAGAAGCTCGCCAAACTACCGACTGGGTAGGACACAGAAAGCACCCAGCCAGGTTCTAACGTTTCGCTGACCAGACTTTTTGTACACTTTGGATATGTTCCGGGTATTGTTCTTGCTATTTCTGCTGGGCAGCCCAGCCCTGGCTAACCTTTGTGACCAACCCTTTTCACCGACCAGGCCGGGCTGGGAATGGCAGTACCGGGTTATCGGCGAACGCTCCAGCACCTATTCGATCCGCAAGACCAACATCACTGATGGGGGCTTTACCCAGGTTCGACAGACTGCCGGTGGCCGAGAGGAGTTGAAATATCGCTGCACCCTTGAAGGCATCGTCCCGGTAGATTTCGGCGGAAGTGGGAGCAACCGGGTTGAGGCGGGCGGGCAGCCGGTCAGCTACGACCTGGAGGTAGTCAAGATAACGGGGGTCGCCATACCCGACTACGACACCTGGGCAGTGGGCAATAGCTGGAAGTTGGTGATAGAGGTGCGGGGAACCGGCCAGCAGGGGCCTTTGCGCTTCAACATTAGCGGTACCCTCGAGACCACCTATCGGGTCGTAGGCCAGGAAAACGTCACCACCCCTGCGGGCCGTTTTATGGCCTACAAACTCCAGACCACCTTTGTCACCCGAATGCGGGCCAACGCAGGCCCCATCAACATTCCCTTCAACTTCGAAAGCCAGGGCACCAGCTGGTATGCCGAAAATGTGGGGCTGGTCAAAAGCATTCAGAAAACCCGCGACGGTGAAAACGTAACCGAGCTGATCGCTTTGCGAAAGTAGGG
Proteins encoded:
- the secA gene encoding preprotein translocase subunit SecA, translated to MLAWINKLLDNNERKVARYWKEVVAPVNALEDEVSRIDDLAAEYARLREAYQNGRDLNELLPRAFALTRESSKRFLGLRHYDVQLIGGAVLHEGKIAEMKTGEGKTLVATLAVALNAITGKGVHLVTVNDYLARRDAEWMGPIYKGLGLTVGVVQNHSHPEERRKAYLCDVTYVTNSELGFDYLRDNMAVAPEQLVLRHDTPLHYAIIDEVDSILVDEARTPLIISGPAEKATDMYYRMAEIAKKLERGEKPPVGTKGEPTGDYTIEEKQKAVHLTLQGIAKAEKLLGVEGLFNTENMELAHMLTQAIRAKELYFIDREYIVQDGQVIIVDEFTGRLQPGRRFGEGLHQAIEAKEGVKIERENQTLATVTYQNFFRLFEKTAGMTGTAKTEEKEFQEIYGMDVVSIPTNRPVIRQDAPDVVYRSEKGKFFAVVEEIAEKYEKGQPVLVGTISVEKSERLSAMLKEPRHFLPRLEARAQLLAKAIEKQSGPEWDRLKKALERPGSLRDSELEQYESTIPPKGNIRVAWDYLKKAVHTLELIRKGIPHQVLNAKYHEKESEIVAQAGRSKTITISTNMAGRGTDIKLGGNAEYLAADLLRKEGLEPRSEWRIELFIKKLVQGAEEEALKLAAEIGIRQSVIDEIRRLRDTCAADEVRVKELGGLHIIGTERHESRRIDNQLRGRSGRQGDPGSSRFYVSFDDDLMRLFASERIVGMLDRMGFDDSEPIENQMVTRSIERAQKRVEDRNFDIRKQLLRLDEVMARQREVIYAQRRNVLLGSDDVVREGALAMVEDTVDGVAANYLNPQQHPDDWDIEGLRSSLVDYIPPLKDFDFDSLRKLKAEEGIEKLVEAARAAYEAREAELNRQGPNLMRAVERFVTLQVVDNAWKEHLHSMDVLKQGIFLRGYGQRDPFQEYKLEGTRFFNEMIAGIKSEVTKFLFRLQVEVNQQPAPAPVAQGVEYSGSEAGATLSQGNRDPFTVGRQQKVASAYSGLSRAERRRLEREEKKKSKR